GGCAGCGTAGCGCATGCGCGTCTTGGCGGGGCTGGCGTATTGGGCCACCAGGTCCTTGTCGGCAAAGATCACCTTGCGAAACAGGTTAAGCAGGAAGAAGCCGCTCTGGGCGTGGAATTCCTCGTGCTCGGGCGGGCGCAGCTTGATGTCGAAGCGGCGTGCCACGCGCTCGGACGAAGCCGATACCGATTCGCCTTCCTGCAGGGCGCTGGTGAAGTAAAAGCCGCGGAACACGGGCTTGAACTGGAATGGATTTTCCTCAAACAGGGTGGCGATAAAGGAGCGCAGGGGCGCCTTGATGGTCGAAAATTCAAGCGGGAAGGTGAATACGCCGGGCGGCATGCGCTCGCGCCACTGCAGTGCCATGTTGGCCTGGCTCATGTCCTTCAGGCCGTCGTACAGTTCATCGAAGCGGGCGTCGAACTGGTCCAGCACCTGCTGGCCAGTGGTGCTCTGGCTGTAGGGGAGGGTGGCGCCCCAGGCGCGATCACGCTCGCCGCGCTCGGTGTCCTGGAAAAATTCGTTAAAGCCGGTGATCAGGTCGGCCTTGGTAAAGACGACGTAGACGGGGGCATGAACTTCGAGCTTTTCAGTCAGCTCCTGGACCCGCATGCGCAGATTTTTGGCCAGGTTGATGGCAAATTCCGGGCGGTTGCCGGTCAGTTCGGCCACGCTCACGGCGATGATGATGCCGTTGATCGGCGCCTTCTTGCGGTATTTTTTCAGCAGGCTCAGAAAGCCGAACCACTCGTTGCGGTCTTCGTCGACCACGGAGTAGCGCCCGGCCGTGTCGAGCAAAATGCCGTCTGTGGTAAAGAACCAGTCGCAGTTGCGGGTGCCGCCCACGCCTTGCACCACCTTGCTGTCGGCGAATGGAAACTGCAGGCCGGAGCTGGCAATGGCAGTACTCTTGCCGGCGGCCGGGTTGCCAATGACCATATACCAGGGCAGTTCGTAGAGCGCGGCGTCACCGGAGAGGTGTCCCAGCTTGGAGCCTTTGATGGTGGCGATGGCATCCAGCATGCGCTTCTTGATCACGTCCTGTTCCTGACGCTGGGCCGGGTCGACCTTGCTGATCTTGTTGGCCTGCTGATCGAGCATACCGCCCAGTGCCGATGCGTTCCTCAGGCGCGTGCGCCGCCGCCACAGCCATACCATTACACCAAACGCCATGGCGATGGCCAGCACGCCCAGGGCATAGGCGAGCGGCAGCTCGAGCAGCGTGGCGCCGATCAGGAGGAGGGCGGCAAACGCAAGCCAGCCGATGACGAGCAGGCTTTTGCGACTTGTCAGAAATTCCCAGAAATTTTGCATCATTGTTGGTAACTCACTTGTGAAACATTCAGGACAGGGCTGCTGCAGGCTGGATCAGGATGGCGCTGCGGCGGTACGGGTCATCGTTGCTAATACAAAGAACAGGTGCTGCGAGCTCGGTGGCATGGTGGTGACCCAGGGCCAGTGCCGTGACAAAGGAGACAGCGCCGGCGCTGCCGCAGCCGCTGCCAACGGCCAGCACTTCTGAGGCGGTGTCAAGATGCGGCAGGGTGGCCGAGGCCAGTTCCATCATTTCCATCACGCGCGAGGTGCGGTGATCGGTGTCTGTAACCAGCATGGCGACTTTGGCCGCCTCGGTGCCGGTGGCGGCAAGCAGCGTGGCAGACATGGTGGCAAGGGCCTTGGCGTCGGCCTTTTTGGCTTCGTCGGCCGAGTTGTGGCGGCGCGTTTCCGGTTCTAGCTGCAGCAGCATGTGCGGCAGCTCGGGGAGGGTTACAGCCTGGGCATGGTCGATCAGCAGCAGGCCGGCGGCGCCTTCGCCGGGAATGCGGCCCTGGGGACGGGCGGCGGCAAACAGAATGTCGCTGCTGGCCCAGCGCTCGATGCAGGCCTCGCCTAGGTGCGATGCGCAGGTCATGACGATGGCCGCCAGCGGCACGCCACTGGTGTTGGCCTGGTGTGCCACCCGGCCAAGGACCGCAGCGGGACTGGCGCCGCGCGCATCGGACGGCACCGTGGCCGCGAGCGACAGCTGCTTGTCGGGCCAGCCGGCGGTGATGATGACGTGGCGCAGCCACAGGCCGGCGGCGCTGCGCAGCTCCAGGCTCCATTCCGGCGGCAGCATGGGCTGCAGGTACAGCATGGGCGGCGCGCCTTCGGGCGGCAGCAGGTTGGCGCTCGCTTCGTCGGCCAGCTCGCCGGCAACGGCGGTGGCCAGGGTCAGGGCGCGCCATTGTTCGGCACTCACTTCCAGCTCCTGCACGCCGTTCTGTTCAAACCATTCGGTGATTTCGTCCTGGATCGCGGTATCGTCGGCGTCGGCGCAGCGCACCGTCATGACCGGGAAGCCCTGGTCATTGACCAGTTCGGCATCGAGCTCGGCGCGCGCCTTGCCTTCGATGAGCTTGCCAGACAGGTCGGCGGCGCTGGCGCCGTGCGGCGCGCGGATGGCGGCGGCCAGCAGGGCCAGGGGCGGCGCCTTGGGCGCGGGCGGCGCAGCCTGGGCATCGGCGGGGGCGCCTGTGGCGGCAGGAGCGGGCGCGGCGGCCATTTTCTGCAGCACCACGCGGCCCACCCAGATCGAGGCCAGGATGCCAAGCGGGATCGCGACCAGGAAGACCAGCATGTCGCCCGGGGCGGGCATCCGGTTGGTTGCGCGCCAGTACCAGATCGCGCCCATCCAGCTGAGGCCCAGGACCAGGACGATCAGCAGGCTGACTTTCATCCATGGGCGCATCAGAACGGCACCATCAGTCGGCAGGCGGCGGTACGTGGCGCAGCGCCGGCACGGGCGGCACCGGGCTGGTGAGGGAAAACCTGTGGTCCTTGCATATATCCTGTTCGCTTCACTATCAATTCCGCTTCATCACGCCCTTGCGGCGCAGTTCGGTGTGTCCAAAATCCATCATTTTCCAGCGACCGCCCCAGGTCAGCCCGACCGATTCAGCCACTTCGCCATACAGTTCGTAGCCGCGCATGGCCCACGGATCTTTTTCCGTGATGACGATCTTGCCGTTGCGCAGGAAAGCGCAGTCGGCCGCCAGGCCATACTGGTGCCAGCTCTGGAACGCGGCCGCATTGGTCACGTTTGAACCCATGGCAGCAAGCTTGTTCTGGCGCTCGGGACTGCGGTAGCCTTCCAGGATCGCCATCTCGTAACCATGCCTTTCCTTCATGATCTTGAAGATCAGCAGGAGCCGCTGGGCAAATTCCGGGTCCAGGCGATCCCAGTCGCGACTGGCCGTCACCAGCATCGGCCTTACCTGTTCCACTTCCACCGTGGCAAACACGGCCGGTGGCAGGGGCGGCGGCGGCACCAGCTGCTCGCCTTCCAGCAACATTGCAACTTGCTGGTTGGTTTCCCTGACCGGGGTGTCGAAACCGCCCAGCATTGTAGAGGAACCTGACGTTAAGGCAACTATTGGTGGTATCAAAATCAACAATATTCCAACTGTGAACAGGACGTAGTGGGCACGGACAAAGCTGATGAGGTTGCGCAATGAGCTGCGGCCCGATTGCTGTATCTTTACAACACCCTCTCCCTGTTGCCGCGCCAGATGGCCCAAGCGCTGCTGCATGCGCTGCCCCGCGCCGGCGAGCGCCTGCAAAACAAACTCGCGCCCCGCGGGGAACAAAATCATCCAGCTGACCAGGCAAGCGAGGAGGAAATACAGCGCTATTGCCACAAAGAACACATGGACCTCTTCAATTCAACTGTGCGATACTGCCAAAATTGCCTATTAGTATAACTTGAAGTTCTGATAATCTAGCCCTTGTTTACGTGTTAATTCGTGGACAATGCAACATAGTTGGAATTATATCAAC
This region of Massilia sp. PAMC28688 genomic DNA includes:
- a CDS encoding M15 family metallopeptidase — its product is MFFVAIALYFLLACLVSWMILFPAGREFVLQALAGAGQRMQQRLGHLARQQGEGVVKIQQSGRSSLRNLISFVRAHYVLFTVGILLILIPPIVALTSGSSTMLGGFDTPVRETNQQVAMLLEGEQLVPPPPLPPAVFATVEVEQVRPMLVTASRDWDRLDPEFAQRLLLIFKIMKERHGYEMAILEGYRSPERQNKLAAMGSNVTNAAAFQSWHQYGLAADCAFLRNGKIVITEKDPWAMRGYELYGEVAESVGLTWGGRWKMMDFGHTELRRKGVMKRN